In Dromiciops gliroides isolate mDroGli1 chromosome 5, mDroGli1.pri, whole genome shotgun sequence, the following are encoded in one genomic region:
- the LOC122728277 gene encoding anionic trypsin-like isoform X2, which translates to MNPVLILAFVGAAVAFSTDDDDKIIGGYTCKKNSVPYQVSLNDGSHFCGGSLINDQWVVSAAHCYTSGQIQVTLGEYNIHVLEGNEQFIDSEKVIRHPSYNSQTADNDIMLIKLKTPAVLNTHVAAISLPTSCAPAGTECLISGWGKTASSDTVYPDVLQCLDAPLLPDAQCKAAYPHHFTENIICAGFLEGGKDSCQGDSGGPLVCNGELQGVVSKGFDCALKNYPGIYTKVCNYVEWIETTLAANN; encoded by the exons ATGAATCCTGTTCTGATCTTGGCTTTTGTTGGAGCAGCTG TTGCTTTCTCCACTGATGATGACGATAAGATCATTGGGGGGTACACCTGTAAGAAGAACAGCGTCCCCTACCAGGTGTCCCTGAATGATGGCTCTCATTTCTGTGGTGGCTCCCTCATCAATGATCAGTGGGTGGTGTCAGCTGCTCATTGCTACACATC AGG CCAAATTCAGGTGACACTGGGAGAGTATAACATACATGTCCTTGAGGGAAATGAACAGTTCATTGACTCAGAAAAGGTTATCCGCCACCCAAGCTACAACAGTCAGACTGCGGATAATGACATCATGCTGATCAAGCTGAAAACCCCAGCTGTTCTCAACACTCATGTGGCTGCCATCTCCCTCCCTACGTCCTGTGCACCAGCAGGCACTGAGTGTCTCATCTCTGGTTGGGGCAAAACCGCGAGCTCTGACA CTGTCTACCCAGATGTTCTGCAGTGTTTGGATGCTCCCCTTCTGCCTGATGCCCAATGCAAGGCCGCCTATCCTCATCATTTCACAGAAAATATTATCTGTGCTGGCTTCCTAGAGGGTGGCAAGGATTCCTGCCAG GGTGACTCAGGTGGTCCTCTGGTGTGTAATGGAGAGCTCCAGGGTGTTGTTTCTAAGGGCTTTGATTGTGCCCTGAAGAATTATCCTGGTATCTACACCAAAGTCTGCAATTATGTGGAGTGGATTGAGACAACACTTGCTGCTAACAACTAA
- the LOC122728277 gene encoding anionic trypsin-like isoform X1, producing MNPVLILAFVGAAVAFSTDDDDKIIGGYTCKKNSVPYQVSLNDGSHFCGGSLINDQWVVSAAHCYTSQIQVTLGEYNIHVLEGNEQFIDSEKVIRHPSYNSQTADNDIMLIKLKTPAVLNTHVAAISLPTSCAPAGTECLISGWGKTASSDTVYPDVLQCLDAPLLPDAQCKAAYPHHFTENIICAGFLEGGKDSCQGDSGGPLVCNGELQGVVSKGFDCALKNYPGIYTKVCNYVEWIETTLAANN from the exons ATGAATCCTGTTCTGATCTTGGCTTTTGTTGGAGCAGCTG TTGCTTTCTCCACTGATGATGACGATAAGATCATTGGGGGGTACACCTGTAAGAAGAACAGCGTCCCCTACCAGGTGTCCCTGAATGATGGCTCTCATTTCTGTGGTGGCTCCCTCATCAATGATCAGTGGGTGGTGTCAGCTGCTCATTGCTACACATC CCAAATTCAGGTGACACTGGGAGAGTATAACATACATGTCCTTGAGGGAAATGAACAGTTCATTGACTCAGAAAAGGTTATCCGCCACCCAAGCTACAACAGTCAGACTGCGGATAATGACATCATGCTGATCAAGCTGAAAACCCCAGCTGTTCTCAACACTCATGTGGCTGCCATCTCCCTCCCTACGTCCTGTGCACCAGCAGGCACTGAGTGTCTCATCTCTGGTTGGGGCAAAACCGCGAGCTCTGACA CTGTCTACCCAGATGTTCTGCAGTGTTTGGATGCTCCCCTTCTGCCTGATGCCCAATGCAAGGCCGCCTATCCTCATCATTTCACAGAAAATATTATCTGTGCTGGCTTCCTAGAGGGTGGCAAGGATTCCTGCCAG GGTGACTCAGGTGGTCCTCTGGTGTGTAATGGAGAGCTCCAGGGTGTTGTTTCTAAGGGCTTTGATTGTGCCCTGAAGAATTATCCTGGTATCTACACCAAAGTCTGCAATTATGTGGAGTGGATTGAGACAACACTTGCTGCTAACAACTAA